The following are encoded in a window of Oncorhynchus keta strain PuntledgeMale-10-30-2019 chromosome 10, Oket_V2, whole genome shotgun sequence genomic DNA:
- the LOC118389275 gene encoding UPF0669 protein C6orf120 homolog: MVLCSSLLAVVFLLSQTGGFLHSLEEDALPKEWVLLHVVQGHIGAGNYSYLRLNHDGKIILHMRSLKGDADLYVSDKTLRPSFDTYKLQSVTCGQDVVVVPGDFVRPVGIGIYGHPSHQESEFEMRVFYDQTSLQDPFDKRSYPSEEEGGKQRYAPDDDFEEEESIFWTILIGILKIILEILF, encoded by the coding sequence ATGGTGCTGTGCAGCAGCCTGCTGGCTGTGGTGTTCCTCCTGTCTCAGACTGGGGGGTTCCTGCACTCTTTGGAAGAGGATGCCCTTCCTAAGGAGTGGGTCCTGCTCCACGTGGTGCAGGGCCACATCGGGGCGGGGAACTACAGCTACCTGCGGCTCAACCACGACGGCAAGATCATCCTGCACATGCGCAGCCTCAAGGGGGACGCAGACCTGTACGTCTCGGACAAAACTCTGCGGCCCAGCTTCGACACCTACAAGCTGCAGTCGGTCACCTGCGGCCAGGACGTGGTCGTAGTGCCTGGAGACTTTGTGAGGCCCGTGGGGATTGGCATTTATGGCCACCCGTCGCACCAGGAGAGCGAGTTTGAGATGAGGGTGTTTTACGATCAGACTTCCCTCCAGGACCCGTTTGATAAAAGGTCGTACCCCTCTGAGGAGGAAGGGGGGAAGCAGAGATATGCTCCAGATGATGACTTTGAGGAAGAGGAGTCCATCTTCTGGACTATTTTAATCGGGATTCTCAAGATTATACTTGAAATTTTGTTCTAA